A stretch of the Veillonella parvula DSM 2008 genome encodes the following:
- a CDS encoding YggS family pyridoxal phosphate-dependent enzyme, with amino-acid sequence MIEESLHAIQQRMADAMARVGRVDTALLVAVTKNHPVSAVEEVARLGVTHVGENRVQEAKEKQLTYKGPQLTWHLIGHLQVNKVRQAVPMFDLIHSVDSRKLLDVIEKVAAKHDKMQDVLLQVNVAREASKTGMTVEEFPEIRDYAKTLPHVRVRGLMCMAPFFDDPQEARPIFRVANALFEDMKRYFEEGQIQYLSMGMTHDFEVALEEGANIVRVGTAIFGERVYY; translated from the coding sequence GTGATTGAAGAATCCCTACACGCTATACAGCAGCGCATGGCCGATGCTATGGCGCGTGTTGGTCGCGTAGATACAGCATTATTAGTGGCGGTTACAAAGAACCACCCTGTGTCGGCTGTGGAAGAGGTCGCACGGCTCGGTGTCACTCATGTAGGAGAAAATCGAGTACAAGAGGCCAAAGAAAAGCAGCTAACCTATAAGGGGCCACAATTAACATGGCATTTGATTGGTCATTTACAGGTCAATAAGGTGCGCCAAGCGGTTCCTATGTTTGATTTAATTCATTCTGTGGATAGCCGTAAATTATTAGATGTAATCGAAAAGGTTGCTGCAAAGCACGATAAAATGCAAGATGTATTACTGCAAGTCAATGTGGCCCGCGAAGCTTCTAAAACGGGAATGACCGTCGAAGAGTTTCCAGAAATACGAGATTATGCAAAAACATTGCCTCATGTACGCGTAAGGGGCTTGATGTGTATGGCGCCATTTTTCGATGATCCACAGGAAGCTCGTCCAATCTTTCGCGTAGCGAATGCCTTGTTTGAGGATATGAAACGCTACTTTGAAGAAGGGCAGATTCAATATTTATCTATGGGGATGACTCACGACTTTGAGGTCGCTTTGGAAGAAGGGGCTAACATCGTTCGTGTAGGCACAGCAATTTTTGGGGAACGTGTATATTATTAA
- a CDS encoding polyphenol oxidase family protein: protein MNQFVKRIDVKGPHGIWSYETPSWSERFPIVMGDTYRHGGVSKAPYESLNLAFHVGDEAQSVRENRAIVAKYLGVEPNRISCGNQVHGLKAVEITEDLIGAGAFAEDTAIDDCDAVFTNLPHVPLFLFTADCVGVGIYDAKHHAIATAHAGWRGAIGRLPVLTIEAMKEAYGTEFKDCYIYLGPSIGPESFEVDVELGKRFELAWRDMTDRDASDVVNYPGDKLDKAYINLWNFIGEDLIVNGVPSENITIGGTDSVTEVDCYSYRREAGLTGRMALFAMLQDR, encoded by the coding sequence ATGAATCAATTTGTAAAACGTATAGATGTGAAAGGTCCTCATGGTATATGGTCTTATGAGACGCCAAGCTGGAGTGAGCGATTTCCTATTGTTATGGGCGATACCTATCGTCATGGTGGCGTATCTAAAGCCCCTTATGAATCATTAAATCTAGCTTTTCATGTAGGCGATGAAGCTCAGAGTGTACGAGAAAATCGAGCTATTGTTGCGAAATATTTAGGTGTTGAACCAAACCGTATTTCTTGTGGCAATCAAGTCCATGGTTTAAAGGCTGTAGAAATCACAGAAGACCTTATTGGGGCCGGTGCTTTTGCAGAAGATACGGCCATCGATGATTGTGATGCGGTATTTACAAATCTACCTCATGTGCCATTATTTCTGTTCACTGCAGATTGCGTTGGCGTAGGCATTTACGATGCCAAACATCATGCGATTGCAACGGCACATGCAGGTTGGCGTGGTGCCATTGGCCGCTTACCAGTACTTACTATTGAGGCCATGAAAGAGGCTTATGGGACCGAGTTCAAAGATTGCTATATATATCTTGGGCCTAGTATTGGACCAGAGTCCTTTGAAGTAGATGTAGAACTAGGTAAACGCTTTGAATTAGCATGGAGAGATATGACAGACCGAGATGCATCTGATGTTGTCAATTATCCTGGTGATAAATTAGACAAGGCTTATATCAATTTATGGAACTTTATTGGTGAGGATCTCATTGTAAATGGAGTTCCTTCAGAGAATATCACGATTGGTGGTACCGATAGTGTAACGGAAGTAGACTGTTATTCCTATCGTCGAGAGGCAGGCCTAACAGGTCGGATGGCCTTATTTGCGATGTTACAAGACCGATAA
- a CDS encoding radical SAM protein — MNRKDLIDRLQELYKDEDSRITVNPHAGQKVAIVYPNTYFVGMSNLGLHIIYEEINLRNDSVCERIFLPEKKELEAYDKTKTPLMSVETQRPMHQFDVVAFDVTFEMDYFHIPLMLRHGRVPIMGKDRTEFDPIVIAGGPCATFNPEPFADFIDAFIIGEGEGIVSRVLDIIRDGKMEGLDRHAILRQLADVSGVYVPSLYVPIYSEDGEFKGYDIVEGVPKTIKRHFEMLTSGGETVVATNYTEFGAMYIIEVARGCGRHCRFCMAGYCFRVPRVRPLDILKEGVERAEKLGKKVGLMGAAISDYPEVDELVNYIRSKDMRYSCASLRADSLTQAVVDGLADSGQKTITIAPETGSERLRRVINKGISEEHLQNAATLSAKSGIQHMRLYIMIGLPTETDEDIEAIVGLAERTQAHMEKVGCKGRLTLSINPFIPKPFTPFQWMAMDNQKTVEKKLQYIKKALQKNRRIEVLVESPKEAYIQGVLARGDRRLGAVIAACAADRGSKSFKSEMKAAGLDMDNMNYRERSFDEFLPWSHLDMGMQEGYLEMEWQRSLDEAYTPPCAAGCKRCGVCK; from the coding sequence GTGAATCGTAAAGATTTAATTGATCGATTACAAGAATTATATAAAGATGAAGACAGTCGGATAACAGTAAATCCTCATGCAGGGCAAAAAGTAGCTATCGTTTATCCGAATACATACTTTGTGGGCATGAGTAATCTTGGACTTCATATCATTTATGAGGAAATCAATTTACGAAATGATAGCGTCTGCGAACGGATCTTCTTGCCTGAGAAAAAGGAATTAGAAGCTTACGATAAGACTAAGACTCCGCTTATGAGCGTTGAAACACAAAGGCCTATGCATCAATTTGATGTAGTTGCTTTTGATGTCACCTTTGAAATGGATTATTTCCATATTCCTTTGATGTTGCGCCATGGCCGTGTACCTATCATGGGAAAAGACCGTACCGAATTTGATCCTATCGTTATTGCAGGGGGCCCTTGTGCGACCTTTAACCCTGAGCCTTTTGCCGACTTTATTGATGCTTTCATCATCGGTGAAGGGGAAGGTATCGTCAGTCGCGTACTAGATATCATTCGAGATGGAAAAATGGAAGGCTTGGATCGTCACGCTATTTTACGTCAATTAGCGGATGTATCGGGGGTTTACGTACCATCCTTGTATGTGCCGATTTACAGTGAAGATGGTGAATTTAAAGGCTATGATATTGTCGAGGGCGTACCTAAGACGATTAAACGTCACTTTGAAATGCTCACCAGCGGTGGTGAAACGGTAGTGGCTACGAACTATACTGAATTTGGCGCTATGTATATCATAGAAGTAGCTCGTGGTTGTGGTCGTCACTGTCGCTTTTGTATGGCTGGGTATTGCTTCCGCGTACCGCGTGTACGTCCTTTGGACATTTTGAAAGAAGGCGTAGAGCGCGCAGAAAAACTAGGTAAAAAGGTAGGCCTAATGGGTGCTGCTATCTCGGATTATCCTGAGGTAGATGAACTCGTTAATTATATTCGCTCTAAAGATATGCGTTACTCTTGTGCATCCTTGCGTGCTGATTCGTTAACACAAGCCGTGGTGGATGGACTAGCAGACAGTGGACAAAAGACTATTACCATTGCGCCAGAAACGGGCAGTGAACGTTTGCGTCGCGTCATCAACAAGGGTATCAGTGAAGAGCATTTACAAAATGCAGCTACCTTATCTGCAAAGTCAGGTATTCAGCATATGCGCTTATATATAATGATTGGGCTGCCAACGGAAACCGATGAAGATATTGAGGCTATTGTAGGACTTGCGGAAAGAACGCAAGCTCATATGGAAAAAGTAGGTTGTAAAGGTCGTTTAACGCTCAGCATTAATCCGTTTATTCCGAAACCTTTTACCCCGTTCCAATGGATGGCCATGGACAATCAAAAAACGGTGGAGAAAAAATTACAATATATAAAAAAAGCGTTGCAAAAGAATCGCCGCATTGAGGTTCTCGTAGAATCGCCTAAAGAGGCGTATATTCAAGGCGTTCTTGCTCGTGGGGATCGCCGCTTAGGCGCTGTTATTGCAGCATGTGCAGCCGATCGGGGCAGTAAATCTTTTAAGTCCGAAATGAAGGCTGCTGGCCTGGATATGGATAATATGAATTATCGTGAACGCAGTTTTGATGAATTCTTGCCATGGAGTCATTTAGACATGGGTATGCAGGAGGGCTATCTTGAAATGGAATGGCAAAGATCCCTTGATGAAGCATATACACCTCCATGTGCAGCAGGTTGTAAACGCTGTGGTGTATGTAAATAG
- a CDS encoding DUF421 domain-containing protein, whose amino-acid sequence MTEAMAVYGMVFAKLAIGLLAIILQINLMGKGNLAPTSALDQLQNYVLGGIIGAIIYNDQIGILQFMLVLILWTILVMTLKFLKGNLRIFKAILDGHPVIVIEKGHILTEECMRYGIQAAELKLKLRAAGVQYVTDVKRAVLEQNGQLNVVQFGEDNIRFDLIDDGQINQFTLDVIEKDRDWLEQEIQAQGYSVKDIYIAEYKDGKVVVYPYERKHRPQIVSTLKSKTAHTKDKLKSKL is encoded by the coding sequence ATGACAGAAGCTATGGCCGTCTATGGGATGGTCTTTGCAAAACTCGCCATCGGTCTTTTGGCGATTATTCTACAAATCAATTTAATGGGTAAGGGCAATTTAGCCCCAACCTCTGCTTTAGACCAATTGCAAAACTACGTACTTGGTGGTATTATTGGTGCCATTATTTACAATGATCAAATTGGCATTTTACAATTTATGTTAGTTCTTATTTTATGGACTATCCTCGTAATGACTCTTAAGTTTTTAAAAGGGAATCTTCGTATTTTTAAAGCAATTCTTGATGGTCATCCAGTTATAGTAATCGAAAAAGGTCATATTCTAACAGAAGAATGTATGCGTTATGGTATACAAGCGGCTGAACTTAAATTAAAACTTCGCGCTGCCGGTGTTCAATATGTTACGGATGTTAAGCGTGCCGTATTGGAGCAAAATGGACAGCTTAATGTAGTTCAATTCGGTGAAGATAATATTCGATTTGACCTTATCGATGATGGTCAAATTAATCAGTTTACTCTCGATGTAATTGAAAAAGATAGAGATTGGCTTGAACAAGAAATCCAAGCTCAAGGATACTCTGTTAAGGACATATATATTGCAGAATATAAAGATGGAAAAGTTGTTGTATATCCTTATGAAAGAAAACATCGCCCACAAATTGTAAGCACTCTTAAAAGTAAGACCGCTCATACTAAGGATAAATTGAAATCTAAATTGTAA
- a CDS encoding DUF3290 family protein has translation MDFYTLAYVESQATAGQTWGFIIIVAVLLALLVLGVQVLRNGFTSRYRDLMIILSLIVVFFLGLEYQEYNRMKTYSEDSSRMAQFLHSFSSDRSVPSDQLAVNSLKIRNGMILKVSDVYYEVQFNPEFSTYTITRVYKVSPIDRIHDKADTLP, from the coding sequence ATGGATTTTTACACATTAGCCTATGTTGAAAGTCAGGCTACGGCTGGTCAGACATGGGGATTTATTATAATTGTAGCGGTTCTATTAGCCTTACTCGTGTTGGGCGTACAAGTATTGCGAAATGGTTTTACTAGTCGCTATCGTGACCTGATGATTATATTGTCTTTAATCGTAGTGTTCTTCTTAGGGCTTGAATACCAAGAGTATAATCGGATGAAAACCTATTCTGAGGATTCTTCTCGAATGGCCCAATTTTTACATTCTTTTAGTTCGGATCGTTCTGTGCCGAGTGACCAATTGGCGGTTAACTCCTTAAAGATTCGTAATGGTATGATTTTAAAAGTAAGTGATGTTTACTATGAGGTTCAATTTAATCCAGAATTTTCAACCTATACTATTACACGTGTTTATAAGGTAAGTCCTATAGATCGAATTCATGATAAAGCGGACACATTACCATAA
- the ilvC gene encoding ketol-acid reductoisomerase, with amino-acid sequence MAGKILGTTVYYDADCNLSKLEGKKITVLGYGSQGHAHALNLKENGMDVTIGLRGGSSSWKAAEEAGLTVKETAEAVKGADIVMVLIPDELQADVYAQDIAPNLKQGAYLAFAHGFNIHFGKIVPREDINVFMVAPKGPGHLVRRTYQEGSGVPCLYAVEKDPSGDTEEVALAWASGIGGGRSGILETNFKSETETDLFGEQAVLCGGVTELIKTGFEVLTEAGYEPVNAYFECLHEMKLIVDLIYEGGFQKMRHSISNTAEYGDYHAGPRVITADTKKAMEQILADIQSGKFADEFLADSKNGQKFLKEHREAAANHPIEPVGAELRNLMSWLK; translated from the coding sequence ATGGCAGGTAAAATTTTAGGTACTACAGTTTATTATGATGCAGATTGTAATTTAAGCAAATTGGAAGGCAAAAAAATTACAGTGTTAGGTTACGGTTCCCAAGGTCATGCTCATGCATTGAACTTGAAAGAAAATGGTATGGACGTAACAATTGGTCTTCGCGGTGGTTCTTCTAGCTGGAAAGCGGCTGAAGAAGCAGGTCTTACAGTAAAAGAAACTGCAGAAGCCGTTAAAGGCGCTGATATCGTTATGGTATTGATTCCAGACGAATTGCAAGCAGACGTATATGCACAAGATATTGCTCCAAACTTGAAACAAGGTGCGTACTTGGCATTTGCTCATGGCTTTAACATTCACTTTGGTAAAATCGTACCTCGTGAAGACATCAATGTATTCATGGTAGCTCCTAAAGGTCCTGGTCATTTAGTTCGTCGTACATACCAAGAAGGTTCTGGCGTTCCTTGTTTGTACGCTGTAGAAAAAGACCCATCTGGCGATACTGAAGAAGTGGCATTAGCATGGGCATCTGGTATCGGTGGTGGCCGTTCTGGTATTTTGGAAACTAACTTCAAATCCGAAACTGAAACTGACCTCTTTGGTGAACAAGCTGTATTGTGTGGTGGTGTTACTGAGTTGATCAAAACTGGCTTTGAAGTATTAACTGAAGCTGGTTATGAACCTGTTAACGCTTACTTCGAATGCTTGCATGAAATGAAATTAATCGTAGATCTTATCTACGAAGGTGGCTTCCAAAAAATGCGCCACTCCATCTCCAACACTGCTGAATACGGCGATTACCATGCAGGTCCTCGCGTAATCACTGCAGATACTAAAAAAGCTATGGAACAAATCTTGGCGGATATTCAATCTGGTAAATTTGCTGATGAATTCTTAGCAGATTCCAAAAATGGTCAAAAATTCCTTAAAGAACATCGCGAAGCAGCTGCTAATCATCCAATTGAACCAGTTGGCGCAGAACTTCGCAACTTGATGAGCTGGTTAAAATAA
- a CDS encoding ABC transporter ATP-binding protein produces the protein MGRELLHYENVCFRRDGRPILDNVNWHIEDGEHWALLGLNGAGKSTLLSMIPAYQIPTTGTLRVFGKEFGKYAWPKIKARLGFVSSALGQFQSTLDKQVVEDIVISGAFSSIGIYQEVAPEVRQRGMQLLSEFGLDYLEGHRFRTLSAGEQRRVLLARSIMANPELLILDEPCSGLDLPAREQFLRTVSTLVAEQQTPIIYVSHQIEEILSFITHVAILREGKMIHAGPKHKVLTDDILSDVFGLSVQVVWKDDRPWVMVR, from the coding sequence GTGGGGCGTGAATTACTCCATTATGAAAATGTCTGCTTTCGCCGTGATGGTAGACCTATTTTAGATAATGTAAATTGGCATATAGAGGACGGTGAACATTGGGCCTTATTAGGGCTTAATGGGGCTGGTAAATCAACGCTACTCAGCATGATACCTGCTTATCAAATTCCCACAACGGGTACTTTACGTGTGTTTGGCAAGGAATTTGGTAAATATGCGTGGCCTAAAATCAAGGCTAGACTAGGATTTGTTAGCTCTGCGCTTGGACAATTTCAGTCAACCTTGGATAAACAAGTCGTTGAAGATATCGTTATTTCTGGTGCATTTAGTAGCATTGGTATATACCAAGAGGTAGCACCTGAGGTGCGCCAACGAGGTATGCAATTATTATCTGAATTTGGACTAGACTATTTGGAAGGTCATCGTTTTCGCACCTTATCTGCTGGCGAACAGCGCCGGGTATTGTTAGCGAGGTCTATTATGGCAAATCCAGAATTATTGATTTTGGATGAGCCTTGCTCTGGTTTGGACTTACCAGCGAGGGAGCAGTTTTTACGCACCGTATCCACTTTGGTAGCTGAGCAGCAGACACCGATTATCTATGTGTCACATCAAATTGAAGAGATACTATCGTTTATTACTCATGTAGCTATCTTGCGAGAGGGTAAGATGATTCATGCAGGTCCTAAACACAAGGTACTAACTGATGATATTTTATCTGATGTCTTTGGACTTTCCGTACAAGTTGTATGGAAAGATGATCGTCCATGGGTGATGGTTCGGTAG
- the ilvN gene encoding acetolactate synthase small subunit, which translates to MAKEHQVLIIAKNAPGIGTRILALFNRRGFNVTKMTSGITNQPGYARITITVEADDRILDQVQKQIYKLIDVVKVKVFEDHDVVCRELMLIKVKASASTRSQIVQIADVYRGNVLDISPTSMIIEVIGSVEKLRGFIQIMETYGILEIAKTGITAMSRGEKM; encoded by the coding sequence ATGGCGAAAGAACATCAAGTCTTAATCATTGCAAAAAATGCACCAGGTATTGGTACACGTATTTTGGCACTCTTTAACCGTCGTGGCTTTAACGTTACAAAAATGACATCTGGCATTACAAATCAGCCAGGTTATGCACGTATTACTATTACTGTAGAGGCCGATGACCGAATTCTCGATCAAGTGCAAAAACAAATCTACAAGCTTATCGATGTTGTTAAGGTTAAAGTGTTTGAAGATCATGATGTGGTATGCCGTGAGTTAATGCTTATCAAGGTAAAAGCATCTGCTTCTACAAGATCACAAATTGTACAGATTGCCGATGTATATCGTGGTAATGTGTTAGATATTTCTCCTACATCTATGATCATTGAAGTCATTGGCAGTGTAGAAAAATTACGTGGCTTCATTCAAATTATGGAAACTTATGGTATTCTTGAAATTGCCAAAACAGGTATCACCGCTATGAGTCGCGGAGAAAAAATGTAG
- the ilvB gene encoding biosynthetic-type acetolactate synthase large subunit, with amino-acid sequence MSAETINGARIVLETLHRLGVTDMFGYPGGAVIPIYDEIYSFPEIKHYFVRHEQGAAHAADGYARVSGRVGVCLATSGPGATNLVTGIMTAYMDSVPMVAITGQVGRPFIGKDSFQEADIQGITMPITKHNYLVQDIHDLPRIIKEAYFIAGTGRPGPVLIDIPKDIQTEKISMAEYNKLYEVPIHLEGYDPTYKGHQGQIKKAATLIKNAKRPLIIAGAGVLKSGAMDELKELAEKAQIPVTNTLVGLGGFPGDHELALGMVGMHGSVAANNSTDEADLVIAAGIRFHDRITGHPDFFCKKAKIIHIDIDPAEIDKNVTINVPIVGDLKQVLTELNALVEPTTHEAWLEQIREWQAEYPMVIPESKNGVLHAQYVLSELNKIAKDDAIIVSDVGQHQMWAAQFLTHKKPHTIVTSGGAGTMGYGLPAAIGAQVGAPKKQVILVVGDGGFQMTCEELMMVRQYNLPIKIVIINNGYLGMVRQWQEIFNDRRYSYVDLEVSPNFVKLADAFDLKAARLDNVETFNKEFKSYITSDESIVLDCRVEREDNVLPMIPAGGTISGMMGKKGVL; translated from the coding sequence ATGAGCGCAGAAACAATCAATGGGGCACGCATTGTCCTTGAAACATTGCATCGCCTTGGTGTAACCGATATGTTCGGTTATCCAGGTGGTGCGGTAATTCCAATTTATGATGAAATATATAGCTTCCCTGAAATTAAACATTACTTTGTTCGTCATGAACAAGGTGCTGCACATGCAGCAGATGGCTATGCTCGCGTATCTGGTCGCGTAGGTGTATGTCTTGCTACGTCTGGTCCTGGTGCAACGAATCTTGTAACAGGTATTATGACTGCGTACATGGATTCCGTACCTATGGTGGCCATTACAGGTCAGGTTGGCCGGCCCTTTATCGGTAAGGACTCCTTTCAAGAGGCGGATATCCAAGGTATTACGATGCCTATAACCAAGCATAACTATCTTGTTCAAGATATTCATGATTTGCCTCGTATCATTAAAGAGGCGTACTTTATTGCTGGCACAGGTCGCCCAGGCCCTGTACTCATCGATATTCCCAAGGATATTCAAACAGAAAAAATATCCATGGCGGAATACAACAAATTGTACGAAGTACCTATTCATCTTGAAGGCTATGATCCAACCTATAAAGGTCATCAAGGTCAAATCAAAAAAGCAGCTACTCTTATCAAAAATGCAAAGCGCCCACTTATCATTGCTGGAGCAGGTGTATTGAAGTCTGGCGCTATGGATGAGCTTAAAGAATTAGCTGAAAAGGCTCAAATCCCGGTGACGAATACATTAGTTGGTCTTGGTGGCTTCCCAGGAGATCACGAATTGGCTCTTGGCATGGTTGGTATGCACGGTTCTGTAGCCGCTAATAATAGTACAGATGAGGCAGATCTCGTGATTGCTGCAGGGATTCGTTTCCATGACCGCATCACAGGCCATCCAGATTTCTTCTGTAAAAAAGCTAAAATTATTCATATCGATATCGACCCAGCTGAAATTGATAAGAATGTTACAATCAACGTGCCTATCGTAGGGGATTTAAAACAGGTATTAACGGAGCTTAATGCTCTTGTAGAACCTACAACGCATGAAGCGTGGCTTGAGCAAATCCGAGAATGGCAAGCGGAATACCCTATGGTAATTCCTGAGTCTAAAAATGGTGTATTGCATGCACAATATGTGTTATCTGAACTTAACAAAATTGCCAAGGATGATGCCATAATCGTAAGTGATGTAGGCCAACATCAAATGTGGGCGGCTCAATTCTTAACTCATAAAAAACCTCATACTATCGTTACCTCTGGCGGTGCGGGTACCATGGGGTATGGTTTGCCGGCGGCTATTGGGGCTCAAGTAGGGGCGCCTAAGAAGCAAGTTATCCTTGTTGTCGGTGATGGCGGGTTCCAAATGACTTGTGAAGAGCTCATGATGGTTCGCCAATATAATTTGCCAATCAAGATTGTTATTATTAACAACGGCTATCTTGGTATGGTTCGTCAATGGCAAGAAATCTTCAATGATAGACGCTACTCCTATGTAGATTTGGAAGTGAGTCCGAACTTCGTGAAACTCGCAGATGCATTTGACTTGAAAGCAGCGCGTCTAGATAATGTTGAAACTTTCAACAAAGAATTTAAATCATACATTACATCGGATGAAAGCATTGTCTTGGATTGTCGCGTTGAACGAGAGGATAATGTATTACCAATGATTCCAGCAGGCGGCACGATAAGCGGTATGATGGGTAAGAAAGGGGTGCTATAA
- the ilvA gene encoding threonine ammonia-lyase yields MYKLYDFMEARERLSTITVKTKLLHSDVFSDECGNDVYIKPENLQITGSFKVRGAYNKIAKLTEEEKARGVIAASAGNHAQGVALAAKRLGIKATIVMPKHTPLIKVNATKQYGADVVLFGEIYDEAYQKAMELQKEHGYVFVHPFNDEDVIEGQGTIALEVLDELPDADILLVPVGGGGIVSGIAAAAKLKNPRVKIIGVEPEGAASALAALKADHPVPLDEVATIADGTAVRQIGETTLEYIKQYVDEIITVSDYELMEAFLLLVEKHKLVAENSGILPLAGLKKLECRDKKVVAIVSGGNIDVLTISSMINKGLVLRGRIFTFSVNLPDKPGQLVAVSQMLADADANVIKLDHNQFKNLDRFHEVELQVTVETNGEEHIQHIIDTFKHNGYIIKRLNSSEILSE; encoded by the coding sequence ATGTATAAGTTATATGATTTTATGGAGGCTCGTGAGCGCTTGAGTACAATCACTGTGAAAACGAAGTTACTTCATAGTGATGTGTTTTCTGACGAGTGCGGAAATGATGTATATATCAAGCCAGAAAACTTGCAAATAACAGGCTCTTTTAAGGTTCGTGGAGCTTATAATAAAATTGCAAAACTGACAGAAGAAGAAAAGGCGCGCGGTGTTATCGCTGCGTCTGCCGGTAATCATGCACAAGGCGTGGCCCTTGCTGCGAAACGTCTTGGCATTAAAGCGACTATTGTCATGCCGAAACATACCCCTCTTATCAAGGTTAATGCAACAAAACAATACGGTGCAGATGTTGTATTATTTGGCGAGATTTATGACGAAGCCTATCAAAAGGCGATGGAGTTGCAGAAAGAGCATGGCTATGTGTTCGTTCATCCGTTTAATGATGAAGATGTAATAGAAGGGCAAGGTACAATTGCCCTTGAGGTTCTTGATGAATTGCCTGATGCGGATATTTTGCTCGTTCCTGTTGGGGGCGGTGGTATCGTATCTGGTATTGCTGCTGCTGCGAAATTAAAAAATCCGCGCGTTAAGATTATCGGTGTAGAACCAGAAGGTGCAGCGAGTGCCCTAGCTGCCTTAAAGGCTGATCATCCTGTACCTCTCGATGAAGTGGCAACGATTGCAGATGGTACGGCAGTACGTCAAATTGGGGAAACTACATTAGAATATATCAAGCAATACGTAGATGAAATTATTACCGTTTCTGATTATGAATTGATGGAAGCATTTTTATTGCTTGTTGAAAAACATAAGTTAGTAGCAGAAAATTCCGGTATTTTGCCACTTGCTGGCCTCAAGAAATTAGAGTGCCGCGATAAAAAGGTGGTAGCTATCGTCAGCGGTGGTAATATCGACGTACTTACTATTTCGTCAATGATTAATAAAGGTCTCGTATTGCGTGGTCGTATCTTTACCTTCTCCGTTAATCTTCCTGATAAACCAGGCCAGTTAGTGGCTGTATCTCAAATGTTAGCCGATGCAGATGCAAATGTTATTAAACTTGACCATAATCAGTTCAAAAACCTTGACCGTTTCCATGAAGTGGAATTGCAAGTAACGGTAGAAACAAATGGTGAAGAGCACATCCAACACATTATTGATACTTTCAAACATAATGGTTACATTATTAAACGATTAAATTCCAGCGAGATTTTATCTGAATAG